The Drosophila bipectinata strain 14024-0381.07 chromosome 2L, DbipHiC1v2, whole genome shotgun sequence genome has a segment encoding these proteins:
- the LOC108126633 gene encoding lipase 1-like, producing MLETKNVKLLCGILFSFYMHFNFISCDLIQYNEVILEDANLLVPDLIKKYEYPVEVHKILTKDGFILTAHRIPKSGRQPVLMVHGLLDSSAGFVILGPKKSLAFLLSDLGYDIWLLNTRGNRYSRKHQRFHRYESEFWNFSFHELGIYDLPATIDYILSRSKGFEQLHYIGHSQGTTSFFVMGSERPKYMKKMKLMQALAPVTTWYNNGNPIARTFAKYIRPLTSLAKSFGIYELPPENEVWRRLYYNLCSFAFPNTCTYILFELFGVNYQQFNSSLIPLFLGHAAAGSSVKSLLHYLQMVYNEGFLKYDYYEQNPRIYGSENPPQYNLATVDCKIALHYSKNDKLTAAIDVQSLRDSLPNVVLDNLIPNERFNHVDFIWSNDVKTMLYDYVMELMQKVDNGKV from the exons atgcttgaaacaaaaaatgtgaaacTTTTGTGTGGGATTTTGTTCTCATTTTAcatgcattttaattttatttcctgCGATTTGATTCAATATAATGAAGTAATTTTAGAAGATGCCAACCTGCTTGTG CCAGATCTGATAAAAAAGTATGAATATCCTGTGGAAGTTCACAAGATCCTGACGAAGGATGGTTTCATACTCACAGCTCATCGCATTCCCAAATCTGGCAGGCAGCCAGTGCTGATGGTCCACGGCCTATTGGACAGTTCTGCTGGCTTTGTTATCCTGGGACCCAAAAAGTCCCTGGCCTTCTTACTTAGTGATTTAGGTTACGATATTTGGCTTCTTAATACCCGTGGTAATCGATATTCCCGCAAACACCAAAGATTCCACCGATATGAATCGGAATTCTGGAATTTTTCATTTCACGAGCTGGGAATATACGATCTGCCTGCAACTATTGACTATATCCTTTCAAGGAGTAAAGGATTTGAGCAGTTGCACTATATAGGGCACTCTCAAGGAACCACATCCTTTTTTGTGATGGGCAGTGAAAGGccaaaatatatgaaaaagaTGAAACTAATGCAGGCTCTGGCTCCGGTAACTACTTGGTACAATAATGGTAATCCTATTGCGAGGACGTTTGCTAAATACATCCGACCGTTGACT AGCCTTGCCAAGTCCTTTGGCATTTACGAACTGCCACCTGAGAATGAAGTTTGGCGAAGACTTTATTACAACCTTTGCAGTTTTGCTTTTCCCAATACGTgcacatatattttatttgagcTTTTCGGCGTCAACTATCAGCAGTTTAATTCCAGTCTTATTCCTCTTTTTCTGGGCCATGCAGCTGCAGGATCTTCAGTGAAGTCCTTGCTGCATTACCTCCAGATGGTTTacaacgagggatttttaaagtACGACTACTACGAACAAAATCCACGTATTTATGGAAGTGAAAACCCTCCACAGTATAATCTAGCTACTGTGGATTGCAAAATAGCTCTTCATTACAGTAAAAATGATAAACTGACGGCTGCTATAGATGTTCAAAGTTTGCGTGATTCTCTTCCCAATGTGGTCCTCGACAATTTGATACCAAACGAACGCTTTAATCAtgttgattttatttggtCAAATGATGTCAAAACAATGCTGTACGATTATGTGATGGAACTTATGCAAAAAGTGGATAATGGAAAGGTATAG
- the LOC108126634 gene encoding lipase 3 → MQSGQGGEREANKPCQLKLVDRIKYGTRFNSCVQWELIKQREYDYPAETHKILAKDGFVLTAHRIPKQGGQPVLMVHGLFDSSIAYVVLGPKKSLAFLLNDLGYDVWLLNTRGNRYSRKHKRFHRYQPQFWDFSFHELGIYDLPAAIDYILDRSKGYQQVHYVGHSQGTTAFFVMGSERRSYMKKVKLMTALAPVAYFDFIENPIALTFAKYVPTLALLAKTFGIHEFPPENEVWRRLIYQLCSFAFRNTCTYFLFELMGVDYQQYNSSLTPLFLGHTPAGSSTKSVEHYAQQIHSGGFYKFNYHNVWENRRRHGSDLPTQYNVASIDCKVALYYGKNDRFTSVKDVQRLRDALPNVVHENLLKSERYNHINFIYGNDVKTVLYDDVIEVMRKVDSGEL, encoded by the exons ATGCAATCGGGTCAAGGAGGGGAGCGGGAGGCTAACAAGCCTTGCCAACTAAAATTAGTCGATCGTATCAAATACGGCACACGATTTAATTCCTGTGTTCAGTGGGAGCTGATCAAGCAACGGGA ATATGATTATCCTGCGGAAACACACAAGATCCTGGCCAAGGATGGCTTTGTGCTGACAGCTCACCGTATTCCCAAGCAGGGTGGACAACCTGTTTTGATGGTCCATGGGCTTTTCGACAGTTCAATAGCTTATGTGGTTCTAGGCCCTAAGAAATCCTTGGCATTTCTGCTCAACGATCTTGGCTATGATGTTTGGTTGCTTAACACCCGTGGAAATCGGTATTCCCGAAAGCACAAAAGATTCCATCGATATCAGCCACAGTTTTGGGACTTTTCTTTCCACGAACTGGGCATATATGATCTTCCTGCTGCCATTGATTATATCCTGGACAGGAGTAAGGGATATCAGCAAGTCCACTATGTCGGACACTCGCAGGGCACAACCGCGTTCTTTGTTATGGGAAGTGAGAGACGCAGTTATATGAAAAAAGTGAAGCTTATGACGGCCTTGGCTCCTGTGGCCTATTTTGACTTTATTGAGAACCCGATTGCTTTGACTTTTGCAAAGTACGTCCCAACCTTGGCA CTTCTGGCCAAAACCTTTGGAATTCACGAATTTCCGCCGGAAAACGAAGTGTGGCGAAGGCTCATTTATCAACTATGCAGCTTTGCTTTTCGAAATACATGcacttattttctttttgaattAATGGGGGTAGACTATCAGCAGTACAACTCAAGTCTTACTCCACTTTTTCTGGGACACACTCCCGCAGGATCTTCGACAAAGTCTGTAGAGCACTATGCCCAACAGATACACAGTGGAGGCTTCTACAAATTCAATTATCATAATGTTTGGGAGAACCGACGACGACACGGATCGGATCTTCCGACACAATACAATGTGGCTTCCATCGACTGTAAGGTAGCTCTGTATTATGGAAAAAATGATCGATTTACGTCAGTCAAAGATGTTCAACGACTACGAGATGCTCTACCCAACGTGGTGCATGAGAATCTTCTTAAAAGCGAAAGGTACAAtcacattaattttatttatggaaACGATGTTAAAACTGTGCTCTATGATGATGTGATAGAGGTGATGCGAAAAGTTGACAGTGGGGAGTTGTag
- the Lip4 gene encoding lipase 3 isoform X1, translating into MREMSGNILLAVVCLCLIQTRIAASLSFSWDNLSLFNVNFKTPTILGRSIAMDSNLRVENEVDPNIDEDSHLNTYGLIHKYGYPAENHTVETDDGYILTLHRIARPGAIPVLLVHGLLDSSATWVMMGPNKALGYLLYDQGYDVWMANVRGNTYSRKHVKYSTHHAKFWDFTFHEMGKHDIPSTIDYVLNYTGVSQIHYIGHSQGTVVFWIMASERPEYMDKIILMQALAPVAYLKHCRSPVVNFLAEWHLSVSLVLKLIGVHEFLPKNEFITMFNRIVCDETTITKEICSNVIFLTTGFDKLQLNETMLPVIVGHSPAGASTKQMQHFGQLNRSGAFRQFDHGWLRNHWIYGTLEPPSYQLQNVKAKVALYYGQNDWLAPPEDVEMLHSRLPNVITKYLVDDKEFNHLDFIWGIDAKELLWDRMFETMKNEENSVL; encoded by the exons aTGAGAGAAATGTCGGGGAATATACTATTAGCCGTAGTGTGCCTGTGCCTTATACAAACCCGAATCGCCGCGAGTTTGTCATTTTCGTGGGACAACCTCTCCCTCTTCAATGTCAACTTCAAGACCCCCACCATCCTGGGGCGCTCCATTGCCATGGACAGCAATCTGAGGGTGGAGAACGAGGTGGATCCCAATATCGATGAGGACTCACATTTGAACACG TACGGCTTAATTCACAAATATGGTTATCCGGCGGAGAATCACACCGTGGAGACGGACGATGGCTACATACTCACCTTGCACAGGATAGCTCGTCCTGGAGCCATTCCTGTGCTACTGGTTCATGGGCTACTGGACAGTTCCGCCACCTGGGTGATGATGGGCCCCAACAAAGCGTTAG GTTACCTGCTCTACGATCAGGGCTACGATGTCTGGATGGCCAATGTCCGGGGTAACACATACTCCCGGAAACATGTCAAGTACAGCACCCACCACGCCAAGTTCTGGGACTTTACGTTCCACGAGATGGGCAAACACGACATTCCCAGCACCATTGACTACGTCCTGAACTACACTGGAGTTAGCCAGATACATTATATTGGACATTCCCAGGGAACGGTTGTCTTCTGGATCATGGCCAGTGAGAGGCCGGAGTACATGGATAAAATAATCCTGATGCAGGCCTTGGCTCCAGTGGCCTATTTGAAGCATTGCCGGAGTCCTGTGGTCAACTTCCTGGCGGAGTGGCACTTATCGGTGAGC TTGGTTCTCAAGTTGATCGGCGTCCATGAGTTTTTGCCCAAAAACGAATTCATCACCATGTTCAATCGGATTGTGTGCGACGAGACAACCATTACCAAGGAGATCTGCTCCAATGTGATCTTCCTGACCACAGGATTCGATAAGCTGCAGCTGAACGAAACCATGCTTCCTGTGATTGTGGGACACTCTCCGGCCGGGGCATCCACCAAACAAATGCAGCACTTCGGTCAGTTGAATAGGTCCGGAGCCTTCCGGCAGTTCGATCACGGCTGGCTGAGGAATCACTGGATTTATGGCACCTTGGAACCACCCTCCTACCAACTTCAGAACGTGAAGGCCAAGGTGGCCCTCTATTATGGCCAAAATGATTGGCTGGCCCCGCCGGAGGACGTGGAAATGTTGCATAGCCGGCTGCCGAATGTGATCACCAAATATCTGGTCGATGACAAGGAGTTCAACCACCTGGACTTCATCTGGGGCATCGATGCCAAGGAACTCCTTTGGGATAGGATGTTTGAAACTATGAAAAACGAAGAGAATTCCGTGCTTTAG
- the Lip4 gene encoding lipase 3 isoform X2: MREMSGNILLAVVCLCLIQTRIAASLSFSWDNLSLFNVNFKTPTILGRSIAMDSNLRVENEVDPNIDEDSHLNTYGLIHKYGYPAENHTVETDDGYILTLHRIARPGAIPVLLVHGLLDSSATWVMMGPNKALGYLLYDQGYDVWMANVRGNTYSRKHVKYSTHHAKFWDFTFHEMGKHDIPSTIDYVLNYTGVSQIHYIGHSQGTVVFWIMASERPEYMDKIILMQALAPVAYLKHCRSPVVNFLAEWHLSLVLKLIGVHEFLPKNEFITMFNRIVCDETTITKEICSNVIFLTTGFDKLQLNETMLPVIVGHSPAGASTKQMQHFGQLNRSGAFRQFDHGWLRNHWIYGTLEPPSYQLQNVKAKVALYYGQNDWLAPPEDVEMLHSRLPNVITKYLVDDKEFNHLDFIWGIDAKELLWDRMFETMKNEENSVL, translated from the exons aTGAGAGAAATGTCGGGGAATATACTATTAGCCGTAGTGTGCCTGTGCCTTATACAAACCCGAATCGCCGCGAGTTTGTCATTTTCGTGGGACAACCTCTCCCTCTTCAATGTCAACTTCAAGACCCCCACCATCCTGGGGCGCTCCATTGCCATGGACAGCAATCTGAGGGTGGAGAACGAGGTGGATCCCAATATCGATGAGGACTCACATTTGAACACG TACGGCTTAATTCACAAATATGGTTATCCGGCGGAGAATCACACCGTGGAGACGGACGATGGCTACATACTCACCTTGCACAGGATAGCTCGTCCTGGAGCCATTCCTGTGCTACTGGTTCATGGGCTACTGGACAGTTCCGCCACCTGGGTGATGATGGGCCCCAACAAAGCGTTAG GTTACCTGCTCTACGATCAGGGCTACGATGTCTGGATGGCCAATGTCCGGGGTAACACATACTCCCGGAAACATGTCAAGTACAGCACCCACCACGCCAAGTTCTGGGACTTTACGTTCCACGAGATGGGCAAACACGACATTCCCAGCACCATTGACTACGTCCTGAACTACACTGGAGTTAGCCAGATACATTATATTGGACATTCCCAGGGAACGGTTGTCTTCTGGATCATGGCCAGTGAGAGGCCGGAGTACATGGATAAAATAATCCTGATGCAGGCCTTGGCTCCAGTGGCCTATTTGAAGCATTGCCGGAGTCCTGTGGTCAACTTCCTGGCGGAGTGGCACTTATCG TTGGTTCTCAAGTTGATCGGCGTCCATGAGTTTTTGCCCAAAAACGAATTCATCACCATGTTCAATCGGATTGTGTGCGACGAGACAACCATTACCAAGGAGATCTGCTCCAATGTGATCTTCCTGACCACAGGATTCGATAAGCTGCAGCTGAACGAAACCATGCTTCCTGTGATTGTGGGACACTCTCCGGCCGGGGCATCCACCAAACAAATGCAGCACTTCGGTCAGTTGAATAGGTCCGGAGCCTTCCGGCAGTTCGATCACGGCTGGCTGAGGAATCACTGGATTTATGGCACCTTGGAACCACCCTCCTACCAACTTCAGAACGTGAAGGCCAAGGTGGCCCTCTATTATGGCCAAAATGATTGGCTGGCCCCGCCGGAGGACGTGGAAATGTTGCATAGCCGGCTGCCGAATGTGATCACCAAATATCTGGTCGATGACAAGGAGTTCAACCACCTGGACTTCATCTGGGGCATCGATGCCAAGGAACTCCTTTGGGATAGGATGTTTGAAACTATGAAAAACGAAGAGAATTCCGTGCTTTAG
- the Lrr47 gene encoding leucine-rich repeat protein 1, with amino-acid sequence MKILCEVQVVNRTTQANRTPKAVKSTLAIGYKQSARDANGNTKKELEMVLFSGQAKTGCRYKVRDNINAVHTKFVLDGKVTIGFKQPAENLLIKCDPIQLKGFLQTLKLGMEGKDAINLRLNIAGATAIPQKAQPQVRMMISKRSEYPIKGFPRTLKSLTINNSQLVKLSFEICSLRNLVKLDVSGNKLTKIPPELGRLPLESLNLGSNCLGEVNDWCWMRGSKLSQSLCELDLSSNGLTHFPAPLVKFERLVFLNLNYNELIRLPFAMRRLKALRKLHLSSNKLESLPSAIEDLHIDQLDVWGNRFKAFNAEAAQQLAQQPAATMTPQPLWLQASRAVANFKLPLSPGSLPAILIELISEAPKCLCGKLCYALRPEDLLQRVVQPKFTNIKNLTYSREHQIYADVVICGPTCSATQQLKSLFSLMFS; translated from the exons ATGAAGATTCTGTGCGAGGTTCAGGTGGTAAACCGAACCACACAGGCCAACAGGACCCCAAAGGCTGTAAAGTCTACTTTGGCAATAGGATACAAGCAGAGCGCCAGAGACGCCAATggaaacacaaaaaaagagCTGGAAATGGTCTTGTTTAGTGGACAAGCCAAGACGGGATGCCGCTACAAGGTTCGTGACAACATCAACGCCGTGCACACCAAGTTTGTGCTTGACGGCAAGGTAACAATCGGCTTTAAGCAGCCTGCGGAGAACCTGTTGATCAAATGCGATCCCATCCAGCTGAAGGGATTTCTGCAGACCCTCAAACTGGGCATGGAGGGCAAGGATGCCATCAACTTGAGACTGAACATTGCGGGGGCCACGGCTATTCCTCAAAAGGCGCAACCTCAGGTGCGCATGATGATCAGCAAGAGAAGCGAATACCCCATTAAGGGTTTTCCACGCACTCTCAAATCTTTAACAATCAACAACAGTCAACTGGTTAAGCTCAGCTTCGAGATATGCTCGCTACGTAATCTTGTAAAGCTTGATGTTAGTGGTAACAAGTTGACTAAG ATTCCCCCTGAACTGGGTCGCCTGCCCTTGGAATCCCTCAACCTCGGTAGCAACTGCCTAGGAGAGGTGAACGACTGGTGTTGGATGCGGGGCAGTAAGCTGAGTCAATCCCTCTGTGAACTGGATTTATCGAGCAATGGACTTACCCATTTTCCTGCACCGCTGGTCAAGTTTGAGCGACTGGTCTTTCTGAATCTGAACTATAATGAGCTTATACGTCTGCCGTTTGCCATGCGCAGGTTGAAGGCGTTACGAAAGTTGCATTTGAGCAGCAATAAGCTGGAATCTCTGCCCTCAGCTATCGAGGATCTACATATTGATCAGCTAGATGTGTGGGGTAACAGATTTAAAGCGTTTAATGCCGAGGCTGCCCAGCAGCTAGCACAGCAGCCAGCAGCTACCATGACGCCGCAACCCCTATGGCTTCAAGCGTCCCGTGCCGTGGCCAACTTTAAGCTTCCTTTATCGCCGGGCTCCCTGCCCGCCATTCTTATAGAACTGATTAGTGAAGCGCCAAAGTGCCTGTGTGGTAAACTTTGCTATGCTCTGCGTCCTGAAGACTTGCTGCAGCGGGTCGTCCAGCCCAAGTTCACCAACATTAAAAATCTAACCTACAGTCGCGAGCACCAGATATACGCGGATGTGGTTATATGTGGTCCCACTTGTAGTGCCACACAGCAGTTAAAGTCTCTGTTTAGTCTTATGTTTTCCTAA